A genomic region of Salvelinus namaycush isolate Seneca chromosome 7, SaNama_1.0, whole genome shotgun sequence contains the following coding sequences:
- the LOC120051462 gene encoding magnetosome-associated protein MamJ-like isoform X2 — protein sequence MEHGDVSSTNADWMSQLPEELWGTPLWDLAIPGSHDSMSYCLDTHSPVLGSESFMLQFLDRLAPCIAWCIPDQLDAGIRFFDLRIAHKNIKNTHNTQDLLKTHNTDDTLYFAHAIYTLQTVKEALSTMAVWLKQHQKEVVILSCSHFYLLTDSEHQALVCYITQLFKDKLCPPQVQDRQDPTTACLSQGWGQFSFQKVVSVGVSSCFQEVVLVGVSSRFQEVVPVGVSSRFQEVVPVGVSSPFQEVVPVGVSSPFQEVVPVGVSSRFQEVVPVGVSSPFQEVVLVGVSSRFQEVVPVGVSSRFQEVVLVGVSSRFQEVVPVGVSSRFQEVVPVGVSSRFQEVVPVGVSSRFLEVVPVWVSSRFQEVVPVGVSSRFQEVVPVGVSSCFQEVVPVGVSSRFQEVVPVGVSSRFQEVVPVGVSSCFQEVVLVGVR from the exons ATGGAGCACGGAGACGTTTCGTCCACGAACGCAGACTGGATGTCTCAACTGCCAGAGGAACTGTGGGGTACACCGCTTTGGGACCTGGCGATACCCG GGAGTCATGACAGCATGAGTTACTGCCTGGATACACACTCTCCTGTCTTGGGTTCTGAGTCATTCATGCTGCAGTTTCTGGATCGACTGGCACCCTGCATT GCGTGGTGTATTCCTGATCAGTTGGATGCTGGAATCCGGTTCTTCGATCTACGGATCGCCcataaaaacataaaaaatacacacaacacacaagaCTTGCTaaaaacacacaacacagatGACACTCTGTACTTCGCACACGCGATCTATACGCTACAGACTGTAAAG gaggccCTGTCAACCATGGCTGTGTGGTTGAAGCAGCACCAGAAGGAGGTAGTGATCCTGTCCTGTTCCCACTTCTACCTGCTGACTGACTCTGAGCACCAGGCCCTGGTCTGCTACATCACTCAGCTGTTTAAAGACAAACTCTGCCCCCCACAGGTACAGGATAGACAAGACCCCACTACTGCCTGTCTcagtcagggttggggtcagttcagTTTTCAGAAAGTGGTGTCAGTTGGGGTGAGTTCGTGTTTTCAGGAAGTGGTGTTAGTTGGGGTGAGTTCACGTTTTCAGGAAGTGGTGCCAGTTGGGGTGAGTTCACGTTTTCAGGAAGTGGTGCCAGTTGGGGTGAGTTCACCTTTTCAGGAAGTGGTGCCAGTTGGGGTGAGTTCACCTTTTCAGGAAGTGGTGCCAGTTGGGGTGAGTTCACGTTTTCAGGAAGTGGTGCCAGTTGGGGTGAGTTCACCTTTTCAGGAAGTGGTGTTAGTTGGGGTGAGTTCACGTTTTCAGGAAGTGGTGCCAGTTGGGGTGAGTTCACGTTTTCAGGAAGTGGTGTTAGTTGGGGTGAGTTCACGTTTTCAGGAAGTGGTGCCAGTTGGGGTGAGTTCACGTTTTCAGGAAGTGGTGCCAGTTGGGGTGAGTTCACGTTTTCAGGAAGTGGTGCCAGTTGGGGTGAGTTCACGTTTTCTGGAAGTGGTGCCAGTTTGGGTGAGTTCGCGTTTTCAGGAAGTGGTGCCAGTTGGGGTGAGTTCGCGTTTTCAGGAAGTGGTGCCAGTTGGGGTGAGTTCGTGTTTTCAGGAAGTGGTGCCAGTTGGGGTGAGTTCACGTTTTCAGGAAGTGGTGCCAGTTGGGGTGAGTTCACGTTTTCAGGAAGTGGTGCCAGTTGGGGTGAGTTCGTGTTTTCAGGAAGTGGTGTTAGTTGGGGTCAGATAA
- the LOC120051462 gene encoding PI-PLC X domain-containing protein 1-like isoform X3 → MEHGDVSSTNADWMSQLPEELWGTPLWDLAIPGSHDSMSYCLDTHSPVLGSESFMLQFLDRLAPCIVRPCVYRWATTQAWCIPDQLDAGIRFFDLRIAHKNIKNTHNTQDLLKTHNTDDTLYFAHAIYTLQTVKEALSTMAVWLKQHQKEVVILSCSHFYLLTDSEHQALVCYITQLFKDKLCPPQETPYLSQCWDLGQQVIISYDDETILHQHKELWPKIPYWYADSADPKEVISYLEERQKAQGRAAHFFTSGLNLTEDTAVVVCNPCLTMRKLTMKSFSLLLDWVEKQTPGPDQTAVNIICGDFVGLNHFASVVIGLNKKLLKTESHR, encoded by the exons ATGGAGCACGGAGACGTTTCGTCCACGAACGCAGACTGGATGTCTCAACTGCCAGAGGAACTGTGGGGTACACCGCTTTGGGACCTGGCGATACCCG GGAGTCATGACAGCATGAGTTACTGCCTGGATACACACTCTCCTGTCTTGGGTTCTGAGTCATTCATGCTGCAGTTTCTGGATCGACTGGCACCCTGCATTGTACGCCCCTGTGTCTACCGCTGGGCCACCACACAG GCGTGGTGTATTCCTGATCAGTTGGATGCTGGAATCCGGTTCTTCGATCTACGGATCGCCcataaaaacataaaaaatacacacaacacacaagaCTTGCTaaaaacacacaacacagatGACACTCTGTACTTCGCACACGCGATCTATACGCTACAGACTGTAAAG gaggccCTGTCAACCATGGCTGTGTGGTTGAAGCAGCACCAGAAGGAGGTAGTGATCCTGTCCTGTTCCCACTTCTACCTGCTGACTGACTCTGAGCACCAGGCCCTGGTCTGCTACATCACTCAGCTGTTTAAAGACAAACTCTGCCCCCCACAG gagaCTCCCTATCTGAGCCAGTGCTGGGATCTGGGGCAGCAAGTCATCATTTCGTACGACGATGAGACGATTCTTCACCAACACAAGGAACTGTGGCCTAAGATCCCTTACTG GTACGCTGACTCGGCAGACCCCAAAGAGGTAATTTCTTACCTGGAGGAGCGGCAGAAGGCCCAAGGAAGAgcag CTCATTTCTTCACCTCGGGGCTGAACCTGACGGAGGATACTGCTGTGGTGGTCTGCAACCCCTGTCTGACGATGAGGAAGTTAACGATGAAGAGTTTCTCCCTGCTGCTGGACTGGGTGGAGAAGCAGACTCCTGGACCGGACCAGACCGCTGTCAACATCATTTGTGGAGACTTTGTGGGTCTGAACCACTTTGCCTCTGTGGTTATCGGGCTCAATAAGAAACTACTGAAGACAGAGAGCCACAGATGA
- the LOC120051462 gene encoding uncharacterized protein LOC120051462 isoform X1: MEHGDVSSTNADWMSQLPEELWGTPLWDLAIPGSHDSMSYCLDTHSPVLGSESFMLQFLDRLAPCIVRPCVYRWATTQAWCIPDQLDAGIRFFDLRIAHKNIKNTHNTQDLLKTHNTDDTLYFAHAIYTLQTVKEALSTMAVWLKQHQKEVVILSCSHFYLLTDSEHQALVCYITQLFKDKLCPPQVQDRQDPTTACLSQGWGQFSFQKVVSVGVSSCFQEVVLVGVSSRFQEVVPVGVSSRFQEVVPVGVSSPFQEVVPVGVSSPFQEVVPVGVSSRFQEVVPVGVSSPFQEVVLVGVSSRFQEVVPVGVSSRFQEVVLVGVSSRFQEVVPVGVSSRFQEVVPVGVSSRFQEVVPVGVSSRFLEVVPVWVSSRFQEVVPVGVSSRFQEVVPVGVSSCFQEVVPVGVSSRFQEVVPVGVSSRFQEVVPVGVSSCFQEVVLVGVR; this comes from the exons ATGGAGCACGGAGACGTTTCGTCCACGAACGCAGACTGGATGTCTCAACTGCCAGAGGAACTGTGGGGTACACCGCTTTGGGACCTGGCGATACCCG GGAGTCATGACAGCATGAGTTACTGCCTGGATACACACTCTCCTGTCTTGGGTTCTGAGTCATTCATGCTGCAGTTTCTGGATCGACTGGCACCCTGCATTGTACGCCCCTGTGTCTACCGCTGGGCCACCACACAG GCGTGGTGTATTCCTGATCAGTTGGATGCTGGAATCCGGTTCTTCGATCTACGGATCGCCcataaaaacataaaaaatacacacaacacacaagaCTTGCTaaaaacacacaacacagatGACACTCTGTACTTCGCACACGCGATCTATACGCTACAGACTGTAAAG gaggccCTGTCAACCATGGCTGTGTGGTTGAAGCAGCACCAGAAGGAGGTAGTGATCCTGTCCTGTTCCCACTTCTACCTGCTGACTGACTCTGAGCACCAGGCCCTGGTCTGCTACATCACTCAGCTGTTTAAAGACAAACTCTGCCCCCCACAGGTACAGGATAGACAAGACCCCACTACTGCCTGTCTcagtcagggttggggtcagttcagTTTTCAGAAAGTGGTGTCAGTTGGGGTGAGTTCGTGTTTTCAGGAAGTGGTGTTAGTTGGGGTGAGTTCACGTTTTCAGGAAGTGGTGCCAGTTGGGGTGAGTTCACGTTTTCAGGAAGTGGTGCCAGTTGGGGTGAGTTCACCTTTTCAGGAAGTGGTGCCAGTTGGGGTGAGTTCACCTTTTCAGGAAGTGGTGCCAGTTGGGGTGAGTTCACGTTTTCAGGAAGTGGTGCCAGTTGGGGTGAGTTCACCTTTTCAGGAAGTGGTGTTAGTTGGGGTGAGTTCACGTTTTCAGGAAGTGGTGCCAGTTGGGGTGAGTTCACGTTTTCAGGAAGTGGTGTTAGTTGGGGTGAGTTCACGTTTTCAGGAAGTGGTGCCAGTTGGGGTGAGTTCACGTTTTCAGGAAGTGGTGCCAGTTGGGGTGAGTTCACGTTTTCAGGAAGTGGTGCCAGTTGGGGTGAGTTCACGTTTTCTGGAAGTGGTGCCAGTTTGGGTGAGTTCGCGTTTTCAGGAAGTGGTGCCAGTTGGGGTGAGTTCGCGTTTTCAGGAAGTGGTGCCAGTTGGGGTGAGTTCGTGTTTTCAGGAAGTGGTGCCAGTTGGGGTGAGTTCACGTTTTCAGGAAGTGGTGCCAGTTGGGGTGAGTTCACGTTTTCAGGAAGTGGTGCCAGTTGGGGTGAGTTCGTGTTTTCAGGAAGTGGTGTTAGTTGGGGTCAGATAA